The sequence below is a genomic window from Planctomycetota bacterium.
CGAAGGCCCTCCAGCGGCGCATCTGCCGGCGGCGCTTGGAGCGCTTGCCGGAAAGAAGGTGGCTCTTGCCCGCCGGGCGGAAAAGCACCTTCCCGTTGGCCGAGATCTTGAACCGCTTCTTGGCGGCCTTGTTGGTCTTGAGCTTAGGCATGCGTTCCTCCTTGGGCCTGCGTGGGCGAAGGCGCGGAGCCGGCGGACGCCTCTCCGGTCGCGGGGGCGGTCGGCGGCGGCGCGGCGGGCGCGGCGGCCGGC
It includes:
- the rpmI gene encoding 50S ribosomal protein L35; amino-acid sequence: MPKLKTNKAAKKRFKISANGKVLFRPAGKSHLLSGKRSKRRRQMRRWRAFDGKHDAADIRKMIHD